Proteins encoded by one window of Paraburkholderia sprentiae WSM5005:
- a CDS encoding potassium transporter Kup, producing the protein MGHSATAAPAKEGHGETSPALPALALAALGVVYGDIGTSPLYTLATVFDPSNGLALNALNIVGIVSLIFWSLMIVVSLKYVVLILRANNHGEGGIMALLALASSSIASRPRLRRGLLVVGVMGAALFFGDSVITPAISVLSAVEGLEVVEPALKTYVIPVTLAALIVLFVTQKRGTGGIGAVFGPVMVLWFAAIGVAGVANIMAAPVVLYALNPLEGLAFCMHHRWLAFVALGAVVLSLTGAEALYADMGHFGKRPIRLTWFGVVFPALALNYLGQGALLLANPGAVQNPFYRLFPQWAIVPMIVLATIATVIASQAVISGTYSMTMQAMQLSFLPRMNIVHTSEREIGQIYVPGINWILLIAVVAAVLGFRSSTALGSAYGIAVTGTMLITTFLTFFVVRYAWRYNWLVCLLSTAFFFVIDALFFSANLLKIVDGGWFPLVIGAIVFTVMATWGRGWEMMVAEARARAGKMPLKPYLTSLLEKSPTRVGGTAIFLTPNAEAVPHALVNNLRHNRVLHERTVFLSVVTKSVPWVADSERVRIKPLCAGCWHATVSYGFKDDVDLPRTLAGYKSPELAFDLDDTSWFLSRAAVVPKRGHGMALWRERLFAVMLHNVGNIAAFFKLPANRVIEVGARVEI; encoded by the coding sequence ATGGGACACTCCGCAACCGCCGCGCCGGCGAAGGAAGGCCACGGCGAAACGTCACCGGCTCTTCCCGCGCTCGCGCTGGCCGCGCTCGGCGTAGTCTATGGCGACATCGGCACGAGCCCGCTCTATACGCTCGCCACCGTGTTCGATCCCAGCAACGGCCTCGCGCTCAATGCCTTGAACATCGTCGGCATCGTTTCGCTGATCTTCTGGTCGCTGATGATCGTCGTGTCGCTCAAGTACGTCGTGCTGATCCTGCGGGCCAATAATCACGGCGAGGGCGGCATCATGGCGCTGCTCGCGCTGGCGTCGTCGTCGATCGCGTCGCGGCCGCGCTTGCGTCGGGGGCTTCTCGTGGTGGGCGTGATGGGCGCGGCGCTCTTCTTCGGCGATAGCGTCATCACGCCGGCCATTTCCGTGCTGAGCGCCGTGGAGGGACTCGAAGTCGTCGAGCCCGCGCTCAAGACCTATGTGATTCCGGTGACGCTCGCCGCGCTGATCGTCCTGTTCGTCACGCAAAAACGCGGCACTGGCGGAATCGGCGCGGTGTTCGGGCCGGTGATGGTGCTCTGGTTCGCCGCGATCGGCGTGGCGGGCGTTGCGAATATCATGGCCGCGCCCGTCGTGCTCTACGCGCTCAATCCGCTGGAAGGGCTCGCCTTCTGCATGCATCACCGCTGGCTCGCATTCGTCGCGCTCGGCGCGGTTGTACTCTCGCTGACGGGCGCCGAGGCGCTCTACGCCGACATGGGCCATTTCGGCAAACGACCCATTCGTCTTACGTGGTTCGGGGTCGTTTTCCCCGCGCTCGCGCTCAACTATCTGGGCCAGGGCGCGCTGCTGCTAGCCAACCCCGGCGCGGTGCAAAACCCGTTTTACCGGCTGTTCCCGCAATGGGCCATCGTGCCGATGATCGTGCTGGCAACGATCGCCACCGTGATCGCCTCGCAGGCCGTAATTTCAGGCACCTATTCGATGACGATGCAGGCCATGCAGCTTTCCTTCCTGCCGCGCATGAACATCGTGCATACGTCGGAGCGCGAGATCGGGCAAATCTATGTGCCCGGCATCAACTGGATCCTGCTGATCGCCGTGGTTGCGGCCGTGTTGGGCTTTCGCTCGTCCACGGCGCTCGGGTCCGCGTATGGCATCGCGGTGACCGGCACGATGCTGATCACAACCTTCCTCACGTTCTTCGTCGTGCGTTACGCATGGCGCTACAACTGGCTGGTCTGCCTGCTGTCCACCGCGTTCTTCTTCGTGATCGACGCGTTGTTCTTCTCCGCGAATTTGCTGAAGATCGTGGATGGCGGCTGGTTCCCGCTCGTGATCGGCGCGATCGTGTTCACGGTCATGGCGACGTGGGGACGCGGCTGGGAAATGATGGTGGCCGAAGCGCGCGCGCGGGCGGGCAAGATGCCGCTCAAACCGTATCTGACTTCGCTGCTCGAAAAGTCGCCGACGCGCGTGGGCGGTACGGCGATCTTCCTCACGCCGAACGCCGAAGCAGTGCCGCACGCGCTCGTCAACAACCTGCGGCACAACCGTGTGCTGCATGAGCGTACGGTGTTCCTGAGCGTGGTCACGAAGAGCGTGCCGTGGGTGGCCGATAGCGAGCGTGTGCGGATCAAGCCGCTGTGCGCGGGCTGCTGGCACGCCACGGTGAGCTACGGATTCAAGGACGACGTGGACTTGCCGCGGACGCTGGCCGGCTACAAATCGCCGGAACTCGCCTTCGATCTGGACGATACCTCGTGGTTCCTGAGCCGTGCGGCCGTCGTGCCAAAACGCGGGCACGGCATGGCGTTATGGCGCGAGCGCCTTTTCGCGGTGATGCTGCACAACGTGGGCAATATCGCGGCGTTCTTCAAACTGCCGGCCAATCGCGTGATCGAAGTGGGCGCGCGCGTGGAGATCTAG
- a CDS encoding glycosyltransferase gives MKRCRVLVINDYASMGGAEVVYQQSADLLSRLPGVDVERFDDTHFPVGTTKWSRSWNVPAARALEKTIVEFRPHRVMVHNYHNALSNSILSVIARQKRKLGFRAYHTSHDYHLVYYNPALQYFDKRRPVILPLEVLGTRAALTHRSTTKGLVHDMMTKCYWHAVREAFPPAQIFETIVCPSAFMEEALHRSGITNTRVVFNPSSVPVALQPSSAADKQRFKIAFVGRISQEKGLAEFIELAQRVNFHRIDVIGVYGDGPERRAMEQRFASLIELGKLVFFGRLPQEELFPRMRRFADAVVVPSLGAENAPLVIVEAAMLGMPALVHDGGSMATTGDAVGNKIKFRSEPESFTLALDRLAMHLADNGRQYSLAEYLPEHYQQRLVDIMQIGGHAGTSPSRRTDEAVC, from the coding sequence ATGCGTCGATGGGCGGCGCGGAGGTTGTTTATCAGCAATCGGCAGATCTTCTGAGCCGACTGCCCGGCGTCGACGTCGAACGCTTCGACGACACTCATTTTCCGGTGGGAACCACCAAGTGGTCCAGGTCCTGGAATGTCCCGGCCGCGCGTGCACTCGAGAAGACTATTGTCGAATTTCGTCCGCATCGAGTGATGGTCCATAACTACCATAACGCTTTATCGAATTCGATACTGAGCGTTATCGCGCGTCAAAAACGAAAGCTCGGCTTCCGCGCCTATCACACGAGCCATGATTACCATCTCGTCTATTACAACCCGGCACTGCAATACTTCGACAAGCGGCGCCCGGTGATTCTGCCGCTGGAGGTGTTGGGCACGCGCGCGGCGCTCACTCACCGGTCGACGACGAAAGGCTTGGTGCACGACATGATGACGAAGTGTTACTGGCACGCCGTCCGCGAGGCATTTCCGCCCGCGCAGATCTTTGAAACGATCGTATGTCCGAGCGCTTTCATGGAAGAAGCGCTGCATCGCAGTGGCATCACGAATACGAGAGTCGTTTTCAATCCGTCTTCGGTACCCGTCGCGCTTCAACCTTCGAGCGCTGCCGACAAGCAGAGATTCAAGATCGCCTTTGTCGGCAGGATTTCACAGGAAAAGGGACTCGCGGAATTCATCGAGCTCGCACAACGCGTGAATTTTCATCGCATCGACGTCATAGGCGTGTACGGGGACGGGCCCGAGCGCCGTGCTATGGAGCAGCGCTTCGCGTCGCTCATCGAGCTCGGCAAACTGGTCTTTTTCGGCAGGTTGCCGCAAGAAGAATTGTTTCCCCGGATGCGGCGATTCGCCGACGCGGTCGTCGTGCCATCGTTGGGAGCCGAAAATGCGCCGCTCGTCATTGTCGAGGCCGCCATGCTCGGCATGCCTGCCCTCGTTCACGACGGCGGCAGCATGGCCACGACCGGCGACGCGGTAGGCAACAAGATCAAATTTCGGTCCGAGCCGGAGAGCTTCACGCTGGCACTGGATCGACTGGCGATGCATCTCGCGGACAACGGCCGACAGTATTCACTCGCGGAGTATCTGCCCGAGCACTACCAGCAGCGGCTCGTGGACATCATGCAAATCGGCGGGCATGCCGGCACCTCGCCTTCGAGGCGGACGGACGAGGCGGTCTGCTGA